From one Peptoniphilaceae bacterium AMB_02 genomic stretch:
- a CDS encoding cyclodeaminase/cyclohydrolase family protein yields MLIKKTVHDFVEIVDSNEPVPGGGSVSALAGTIGAALSRMVGSLTFNKKAFKELPEETQNLLKENSEKLEALKKELEEIVDKDANAFDKVMEAFAMPKDTEEQKEARMAAVQEGYKIALEVPKRCADACMEVIELQEAFAKYGTKGAVSDIGVGILMASSGLEGAVYNVLINLQAMKDQEYIDKTKEEMDALIKKMYEKREALLKIIYERLN; encoded by the coding sequence ATGTTAATTAAGAAAACGGTGCATGACTTTGTGGAGATTGTAGACAGTAATGAACCTGTACCGGGCGGAGGATCTGTCTCAGCACTTGCAGGAACTATAGGTGCAGCTCTATCAAGAATGGTAGGAAGCTTAACTTTTAACAAGAAAGCTTTTAAAGAACTACCTGAAGAAACTCAGAATCTATTAAAAGAAAATTCTGAGAAACTGGAAGCTTTAAAGAAAGAATTGGAAGAGATCGTTGATAAGGATGCGAATGCTTTTGATAAGGTAATGGAAGCTTTTGCAATGCCGAAAGATACCGAAGAACAAAAAGAAGCAAGAATGGCAGCGGTACAAGAAGGTTATAAAATTGCATTGGAAGTACCTAAGAGATGTGCAGATGCTTGTATGGAAGTAATTGAATTACAAGAAGCATTTGCAAAATATGGTACAAAAGGTGCAGTTAGTGACATAGGTGTTGGTATTTTAATGGCTAGCTCAGGGCTTGAAGGTGCTGTTTATAATGTATTGATAAACCTACAAGCTATGAAAGACCAAGAATATATCGACAAAACAAAAGAAGAGATGGATGCCCTAATTAAGAAAATGTATGAAAAGAGAGAAGCTCTTCTAAAAATTATATACGAAAGATTAAACTAA
- the recR gene encoding recombination mediator RecR: MDLYPEPIERLIGKLSKLPSIGRRSAERLALKLVSSDLEEIEELRQALSDIKTKVHKCNKCGNLTDKEICDICSNDRRNNRIVCVVEDTPNLIAIEKSKEYRGVYHVLNGLISPLNDVQADNINLDSLLERVDSGEFEEVILAISPTIEGEMTTLFLAELLKDKNVKVTRIASGIPIGGNIEYFDSETLYKALEDRREL; encoded by the coding sequence ATGGACTTATATCCCGAGCCAATAGAAAGGCTTATAGGAAAACTGTCTAAGCTTCCTTCCATAGGAAGAAGATCCGCAGAAAGATTGGCTTTAAAATTAGTTTCTAGCGATCTCGAAGAGATAGAAGAGTTAAGACAAGCTCTATCCGATATTAAGACAAAGGTACACAAATGTAATAAATGCGGTAATTTAACCGATAAGGAAATTTGTGATATATGCTCTAATGACAGGAGAAATAACAGGATTGTATGCGTGGTTGAAGATACACCTAATCTGATAGCCATAGAGAAATCAAAAGAGTATAGGGGTGTATATCATGTTTTAAATGGCCTTATTTCACCATTGAATGATGTTCAAGCAGACAATATAAATCTCGATAGTTTACTTGAAAGAGTGGATAGTGGCGAATTTGAAGAGGTTATATTGGCGATAAGTCCAACTATTGAAGGTGAGATGACTACACTATTTCTGGCGGAATTACTGAAGGATAAAAATGTAAAAGTAACCAGAATTGCAAGTGGAATCCCAATAGGTGGAAATATTGAGTATTTTGATTCTGAGACTTTATATAAAGCACTGGAAGATCGAAGAGAGTTATAA
- the hutH gene encoding histidine ammonia-lyase, which translates to MPKFKLNGEGLVLEDFIKITRGYGEVELTEEAVERVNKARELVDRYVAQDKVEYGITTGFGEFSKVIISKDDAVDLQTNLIVSHACGVGNPLPEDVVRGVMLLRINALSRGYSGIRMSTIQQLINMLNNGIHPIIPEKGSLGSSGDLAPLAHMVLVMLGEGEAIYKGERMSGLDALKAAGMEPIHLTSKEGLALINGTQVMTSVGAHALYDAINLYKTANISLGLTMEALNGITDAFEPMTHIIRRQNGQIKTAEFVLKILEGSEMTTRQGEIRVQDAYSLRCAPQVHGACHDNMSYVKEKVELEMNAVTDNPIILVEEDRVISGGNFHGEPMAQIFDYLKIGISELANISERRLERLVNPALSGGLPAFLIEKGGLNSGFMIVQYAAAALVSENKVLAHPASVDSIPSSANQEDHVSMGTIAARQASEILYNASRVIAMEILCACQAIDLRGKKKLGAGTEKAYELVRDAVTFYDKDRIMNIDIEAVTELVVSGKIYSAVEPIVGDLF; encoded by the coding sequence ATGCCAAAGTTCAAATTAAATGGCGAAGGTCTGGTATTAGAAGATTTTATTAAAATTACCAGAGGATATGGTGAGGTTGAACTTACTGAGGAAGCAGTTGAAAGGGTCAACAAGGCTAGAGAGCTGGTTGACAGGTATGTAGCGCAAGATAAGGTAGAGTATGGAATTACTACAGGTTTTGGAGAGTTTAGCAAGGTCATTATCTCTAAAGATGATGCTGTAGATCTTCAGACAAATCTAATAGTAAGCCATGCATGTGGTGTAGGTAATCCACTACCTGAAGACGTAGTAAGAGGAGTTATGCTTCTACGTATTAATGCACTATCAAGAGGGTATTCCGGAATCAGGATGTCAACCATTCAGCAGCTGATTAATATGTTGAACAATGGCATACATCCAATTATACCTGAAAAAGGATCTCTCGGTTCAAGTGGAGACTTAGCTCCATTGGCACACATGGTTCTAGTAATGCTGGGTGAAGGTGAGGCAATTTATAAAGGTGAGAGAATGAGTGGATTAGACGCTCTTAAAGCAGCAGGAATGGAACCTATCCATCTTACTTCCAAAGAAGGCCTTGCTCTTATAAATGGTACTCAGGTTATGACTTCAGTTGGAGCACATGCACTTTACGATGCAATCAACCTGTATAAAACTGCCAATATTTCCCTTGGTTTAACCATGGAAGCACTTAATGGTATTACAGATGCTTTTGAGCCTATGACTCATATCATTAGAAGACAAAATGGTCAAATTAAGACTGCTGAATTTGTTCTAAAAATCCTTGAAGGTAGCGAAATGACTACAAGACAAGGCGAAATTAGAGTTCAAGACGCATACTCACTTAGATGTGCACCTCAAGTTCATGGAGCATGTCATGACAATATGAGTTATGTAAAAGAAAAAGTTGAACTTGAAATGAATGCTGTAACAGACAACCCTATTATATTAGTAGAAGAAGATAGAGTTATCTCAGGTGGAAACTTCCACGGAGAACCAATGGCTCAAATATTTGACTACCTAAAAATAGGTATTTCAGAATTAGCTAATATTTCAGAAAGAAGACTTGAAAGATTAGTTAACCCTGCATTAAGCGGTGGTCTACCTGCATTCTTGATTGAAAAAGGTGGATTAAACTCAGGATTTATGATTGTTCAATATGCAGCAGCTGCGCTTGTATCTGAAAACAAGGTACTGGCACATCCTGCAAGTGTTGACTCTATTCCGTCATCTGCGAACCAAGAAGACCATGTATCTATGGGAACCATAGCAGCTAGACAAGCAAGTGAAATACTATACAATGCTAGTAGAGTTATCGCAATGGAAATACTTTGTGCTTGCCAAGCTATCGATTTAAGAGGCAAGAAAAAACTTGGAGCAGGTACTGAAAAAGCTTATGAACTAGTTAGAGATGCAGTTACTTTCTATGACAAAGACAGAATTATGAATATAGACATTGAAGCAGTTACAGAACTGGTAGTTTCAGGAAAAATCTATTCAGCAGTAGAACCGATTGTTGGAGATCTATTCTAG
- the hutI gene encoding imidazolonepropionase, translated as MSNIIIKNATQLATPVGDSKRCGSEMSELLVIEDAALIIEDGKIVKVGKTSDVLNGVDEVNYEVIDATGKTIMPGFVDSHTHFVFGGYRDDEFNKRLMGVSYMEIMNAGGGIKSTVKATHEESHDQLMNTGRQRLNSMLSFGVTTVEGKSGYGLDIETELKQLDVMEDLNKEHPIDIVKTYMAAHDIPEEYKGRTSEFVDFIIEKGLDTAVGKAVFCDIFTEKNVFEIEDSRRLLLAAKEKGFKLKMHADEIVQLGGSELAAELKTVSADHLLKASDQGIKDMIEAGTVMTLLPSTAFSLKEPYARARFMIDNGAAVALGSDFNPGSCHTNSIPLMIALATIYMKMSVEETITALTLNGAAALDMTSDRGSLEIGKIGDVIILNAPSYKHLSYTIAVNLVEKVIKAGELVYDKTLAFDIN; from the coding sequence TTGAGTAATATAATTATTAAGAATGCTACACAATTGGCAACACCTGTTGGAGATTCTAAAAGATGCGGAAGTGAGATGTCTGAGCTTTTAGTCATCGAAGATGCTGCTCTTATTATCGAGGATGGCAAGATTGTTAAGGTCGGAAAGACTTCTGATGTATTAAATGGCGTCGATGAGGTTAATTACGAAGTAATAGATGCAACAGGAAAGACCATAATGCCGGGTTTTGTGGATTCTCATACTCATTTTGTGTTCGGCGGTTATAGAGATGATGAATTTAACAAAAGGCTTATGGGCGTAAGTTATATGGAAATTATGAATGCCGGTGGAGGTATTAAGAGTACCGTTAAGGCAACTCATGAAGAAAGCCATGACCAACTTATGAATACCGGTAGACAGAGACTTAATTCCATGCTTTCATTCGGAGTTACTACTGTTGAAGGTAAGTCGGGTTATGGACTCGATATAGAAACTGAACTTAAACAGTTAGATGTAATGGAGGATTTAAACAAAGAGCATCCTATAGATATAGTAAAGACTTATATGGCTGCACATGATATTCCCGAAGAGTATAAAGGCAGGACTAGTGAGTTTGTAGACTTCATTATAGAAAAAGGACTCGATACTGCTGTTGGTAAAGCGGTATTCTGTGATATTTTCACTGAGAAAAATGTTTTTGAAATCGAGGACTCCAGAAGACTACTATTAGCTGCTAAGGAAAAAGGATTTAAGCTTAAAATGCATGCTGATGAGATAGTTCAATTAGGTGGAAGTGAACTGGCTGCAGAACTTAAAACGGTTAGTGCAGATCACTTGTTGAAGGCTTCTGATCAGGGAATTAAAGATATGATTGAAGCTGGAACTGTAATGACATTATTACCATCAACTGCTTTCAGTTTAAAAGAACCTTATGCTAGGGCTAGGTTTATGATTGACAATGGAGCGGCAGTGGCACTCGGATCTGATTTTAATCCTGGAAGTTGCCATACAAATTCGATTCCGTTAATGATTGCACTAGCTACAATATACATGAAAATGAGCGTTGAGGAAACTATCACTGCCCTGACTTTAAACGGTGCGGCTGCTCTTGATATGACGAGTGACAGAGGAAGTTTAGAAATAGGGAAAATAGGTGATGTAATAATACTAAATGCTCCAAGCTATAAACATCTTTCATATACTATTGCGGTTAATCTGGTTGAGAAGGTAATCAAGGCGGGAGAATTAGTCTATGACAAAACTCTTGCTTTTGATATAAATTAA